A region of Piscinibacter gummiphilus DNA encodes the following proteins:
- a CDS encoding 2-hydroxyacid dehydrogenase encodes MAILVLSNPLPSAPFAEALRHAAPDVPIWTEADAPDPGQVEAILAWRMKAGILPKYPNLRVLCSTGAGVDKLLVEDLPATVPVTRVVDPAQGVEIAQYVVAQTLAFTRDLPLYARQQAHAQWKRHPVRLASQCRVGVMGLGAVGQAIARAFAPLGYPVSGWSRSAKSLPGIQCHAGLDGLAKFLSHTDILVCALPLTPETRGLLNRGTLGQLPSGAFVVNVGRGEQLVEPDLQMLLDEGHLAGAALDVFDREPPPPDNWVWGHPKVSATPHIAAQASFDVVAAQCVDAWRSARAGDTPALAVDRTAGY; translated from the coding sequence ATGGCGATCCTCGTCCTCTCCAATCCCCTCCCGTCGGCACCGTTCGCCGAAGCCCTCCGCCATGCCGCGCCCGACGTGCCGATCTGGACCGAGGCCGATGCCCCGGATCCCGGGCAGGTCGAGGCCATCCTCGCGTGGCGCATGAAGGCCGGCATCCTGCCGAAGTACCCGAACCTGCGCGTGCTGTGTTCCACGGGGGCCGGCGTCGACAAGCTGCTCGTCGAGGACCTGCCCGCCACCGTGCCCGTCACCCGCGTGGTCGACCCGGCCCAGGGTGTCGAGATCGCCCAGTACGTGGTGGCGCAGACGCTCGCGTTCACGCGTGACCTGCCGCTCTACGCGCGCCAGCAGGCCCATGCCCAGTGGAAGCGCCACCCGGTGCGCCTCGCGTCGCAGTGCCGCGTGGGCGTGATGGGCCTCGGCGCCGTGGGCCAGGCCATCGCGCGTGCGTTCGCGCCGCTCGGCTACCCGGTCTCGGGCTGGAGCCGCAGCGCGAAGTCGCTGCCGGGCATCCAGTGCCATGCGGGCCTCGACGGGCTCGCGAAGTTCCTGTCGCACACCGACATCCTCGTGTGTGCCCTGCCGCTCACGCCGGAGACACGCGGCCTGTTGAACCGCGGCACGCTCGGCCAGCTGCCGAGCGGCGCGTTCGTGGTCAACGTGGGCCGGGGCGAGCAACTGGTCGAACCCGACCTGCAGATGCTGCTCGACGAGGGCCACCTCGCGGGCGCCGCGCTCGACGTGTTCGACCGCGAGCCACCGCCGCCCGACAACTGGGTGTGGGGCCATCCGAAGGTGTCGGCCACGCCGCACATCGCCGCGCAGGCCTCGTTCGACGTCGTGGCCGCGCAGTGTGTCGACGCGTGGCGCAGCGCGCGCGCCGGCGACACGCCGGCCCTCGCGGTGGACCGCACCGCGGGGTACTGA
- a CDS encoding cyclase family protein — MTAPNNPRWTRRPEGSTWGDFGPDDQLGRLNLLTPAKVREGVAEVVEGRSFGLSLPLDFPGGQKLNTRRKPPVLQPTEVRGMPFMNLALGQFDARYTDVVCDDQVTLTLQYSTQWDSFAHVGAWFDADGDGEPEKVYYNGYRAHEHVLGPGDLKLASCPCGADGGSYALALGIETFAALPIQGRGVMVDLHAHVGNARELIGYERLMAILQADRVVIEPGDLLVVHTGFADVVLSMNRDPDMAVLDQSCAVLDGRDERLLQWITDSGIAAICTDNYAVEAFPARKADTTPSAALPLHEHCLFKLGVPLGELWWLHDLAAWLRAHGRSRFLLTAPPLRLPGAVGSPVTPVATV; from the coding sequence ATGACCGCGCCGAACAACCCCCGCTGGACCCGCCGCCCCGAGGGTTCGACCTGGGGCGATTTCGGCCCCGACGACCAGCTCGGCCGCCTGAACCTGCTGACCCCCGCGAAGGTGCGCGAGGGCGTGGCCGAGGTGGTCGAGGGCCGCTCGTTCGGCCTCAGCCTGCCGCTCGATTTCCCCGGGGGCCAGAAGCTCAACACCCGGCGCAAGCCGCCGGTGCTGCAGCCCACGGAAGTGCGCGGCATGCCGTTCATGAACCTGGCGCTGGGCCAGTTCGACGCGCGCTACACCGACGTCGTCTGCGACGACCAGGTCACGCTCACGCTGCAGTACTCCACGCAGTGGGACAGCTTCGCCCACGTGGGTGCGTGGTTCGACGCCGATGGCGACGGCGAACCCGAGAAGGTCTACTACAACGGCTACCGCGCGCACGAACACGTGCTGGGCCCGGGCGACCTGAAGCTCGCGTCGTGCCCGTGTGGCGCCGACGGCGGTTCGTACGCGCTCGCGCTCGGCATCGAGACGTTCGCCGCGCTGCCCATCCAGGGCCGTGGCGTGATGGTGGACCTGCACGCGCACGTGGGCAACGCCCGCGAACTGATCGGGTACGAACGGCTGATGGCCATCCTGCAGGCTGACCGCGTGGTGATCGAACCCGGCGACCTGCTCGTGGTGCACACGGGCTTCGCCGACGTGGTGCTGTCGATGAACCGCGACCCGGACATGGCCGTGCTGGACCAGTCGTGCGCGGTGCTCGACGGGCGCGACGAACGCCTGCTGCAATGGATCACCGACAGCGGCATCGCGGCCATCTGCACCGACAACTACGCCGTGGAGGCGTTCCCCGCGCGCAAGGCCGACACGACCCCGTCCGCCGCGCTGCCGCTGCACGAACACTGCCTCTTCAAGCTGGGCGTGCCGCTCGGCGAACTCTGGTGGCTGCACGACCTGGCCGCCTGGCTGCGCGCCCACGGCCGCAGCCGCTTCTTGTTGACCGCGCCGCCGCTGCGCCTGCCGGGGGCCGTGGGCTCGCCGGTGACGCCCGTCGCCACGGTCTGA
- a CDS encoding class I adenylate-forming enzyme family protein, whose protein sequence is MQELFAHDFGVIADLVRHHAEQTPDHLALVDPDRTLTYAQLDTLMDRIAASLQRDGFEAGDAIAICGLMTAPYAAVFLGALRAGVVVAPLAPGSTPPSIVKMLADADAKLLFWDASATDTLALAKTPRVGLDGGLEAWLVPEGTKPARVVPEPSWPFNIIYSSGTTGEPKGIVQPHGMRWGHVRRGATYQYGGPEGVTLLSTPLYSNTTLVVFFPTITWGGTAVLMPKFDAGGYLKLAEKHRVTHTMLVPVQYQRLMAHPDFDRYDLSSFKYKFSTSAPFGAALKADVLKRWPGGLVEFYGMTEGGGTCILEAHLHPTKLHTVGKPADNHDIRLIDDNGVEVARGEAGEVVGHSPIMMTGYHGQPEKTRDAEWYDPAGKRFIRTGDVGRFDEDGFLTLFDRKKDMVISGGFNIYPSDLEAVLRKHEAVFDAAVVGVPSEQWGETPVAFVVRQPGATVDAETLLQWTNDQVGKTQRLAGLQWIDELPRSAIGKVLKRELRDQYAKK, encoded by the coding sequence ATGCAGGAACTCTTCGCCCACGATTTCGGCGTGATCGCCGACCTCGTGCGCCACCACGCAGAACAGACCCCCGACCACCTCGCGCTGGTCGACCCCGACCGCACGCTGACCTACGCGCAGCTCGACACGCTGATGGACCGCATCGCCGCCAGCCTGCAGCGCGACGGATTCGAGGCCGGAGACGCCATCGCGATCTGCGGCCTGATGACTGCGCCGTACGCCGCGGTGTTCCTCGGCGCGCTGCGTGCCGGCGTGGTGGTGGCCCCGCTCGCCCCGGGATCGACGCCGCCCAGCATCGTGAAGATGCTCGCGGACGCCGATGCGAAGCTGCTGTTCTGGGATGCGTCCGCCACCGACACGCTCGCGCTGGCGAAGACACCGCGCGTCGGGCTCGACGGCGGTCTCGAGGCGTGGCTGGTGCCCGAGGGCACGAAGCCGGCGCGTGTGGTGCCCGAGCCGTCGTGGCCCTTCAACATCATCTACTCGTCGGGCACCACCGGCGAGCCCAAGGGCATCGTGCAGCCGCACGGCATGCGCTGGGGCCACGTGCGCCGCGGAGCCACGTACCAGTACGGCGGCCCCGAGGGCGTCACGCTGCTGTCGACCCCGCTGTACTCGAACACCACGCTCGTCGTGTTCTTCCCCACCATCACGTGGGGCGGCACCGCGGTGCTGATGCCGAAGTTCGATGCGGGCGGCTACCTGAAGCTCGCCGAGAAGCACCGTGTCACGCACACGATGCTCGTGCCGGTGCAGTACCAGCGCCTGATGGCCCACCCCGACTTCGACCGGTACGACCTGTCGTCGTTCAAGTACAAGTTCAGCACCAGCGCGCCGTTCGGCGCCGCGCTGAAGGCCGACGTGCTCAAGCGCTGGCCGGGTGGCCTCGTCGAGTTCTACGGCATGACCGAAGGTGGCGGCACCTGCATCCTCGAGGCACACCTGCACCCGACGAAGCTGCACACCGTGGGCAAGCCGGCCGACAACCACGACATCCGCCTGATCGACGACAACGGCGTCGAGGTGGCGCGCGGCGAGGCGGGCGAGGTGGTGGGCCACTCGCCGATCATGATGACCGGGTACCACGGCCAGCCCGAGAAGACGCGCGACGCCGAGTGGTACGACCCGGCCGGCAAGCGCTTCATCCGCACCGGCGACGTGGGCCGCTTCGACGAGGACGGCTTCCTGACCCTGTTCGATCGCAAGAAGGACATGGTCATCAGCGGCGGCTTCAACATCTACCCGAGCGACCTCGAGGCGGTGCTGCGCAAGCACGAGGCCGTGTTCGACGCGGCCGTGGTGGGTGTGCCGTCGGAGCAGTGGGGCGAGACGCCCGTGGCCTTCGTCGTGCGCCAGCCCGGCGCCACGGTGGACGCCGAGACCTTGCTCCAGTGGACCAACGACCAGGTGGGCAAGACCCAGCGCCTGGCGGGTCTGCAATGGATCGACGAGCTGCCGCGCAGCGCGATCGGCAAGGTGCTCAAGCGCGAGCTGCGCGACCAGTACGCGAAGAAGTGA
- the sorU gene encoding SorU family sulfite dehydrogenase c-type cytochrome subunit, whose translation MRPLLVALCLAAGPALAADPAADLAVGKALFLKGATPACAVCHTLKDAGSAGEVGPVLDELKPSADRVAAALRNGVGMMPSYKGQLTDAQIMAIARYVAAVSGR comes from the coding sequence ATGCGGCCGCTGCTGGTCGCCCTGTGCCTGGCGGCAGGGCCGGCGCTCGCCGCCGACCCGGCGGCCGATCTCGCCGTGGGCAAGGCGCTCTTCCTGAAGGGCGCCACGCCCGCCTGCGCGGTGTGCCACACGCTGAAGGACGCGGGCAGCGCGGGCGAGGTGGGACCGGTGCTCGACGAGCTCAAGCCGTCGGCCGACCGCGTGGCGGCCGCGCTGCGCAACGGCGTGGGCATGATGCCCTCGTACAAGGGGCAGCTGACGGACGCGCAGATCATGGCGATCGCGCGTTACGTGGCGGCAGTCAGCGGACGCTGA
- the sorT gene encoding SorT family sulfite dehydrogenase catalytic subunit, producing the protein MTFPTPSLHRRHLLAGSAGALAAAGLGSWSDAALAQAAKPLPEYAAWKDANALIVHTSTTIETKRSAFGSSVITPAEQLYVRNNLPTPPAAIVADRNAWTVSIEGVRNPRALTLAELKTMGIDTVATVLQCSGNGRGFFPHKPSGTPWTVGAAGCVVWSGVPLRAVVEALGGLADPSLAFLTGTGGEKLPDGVDPASVIVERSLPIKALGDALLAWEMNGAPLPLAHGGPLRLVVPGYQGVNNIKYVKRVAFSAKESGAKIMQHGYRMTPMGQKADPSQASVLEMNVKSWINSPSPDGGPVKAGLLQVHGVAFSGTSPVTKVEISVDGGKTWHVTGFVGPDLGRFAWRQFAAQVRVPAGTYTLASRATDAAGNVQPEQRLENVSGYGNNSWADHAVKVTVV; encoded by the coding sequence ATGACCTTCCCCACCCCGTCCCTCCACCGTCGCCACCTGCTTGCCGGTTCCGCTGGTGCCCTGGCCGCCGCCGGCCTGGGTTCGTGGAGCGACGCCGCGCTGGCTCAGGCCGCGAAGCCGCTGCCCGAGTACGCGGCGTGGAAGGACGCCAACGCGCTCATCGTGCACACGAGCACCACCATCGAGACGAAACGCAGCGCGTTCGGCAGCAGCGTCATCACGCCCGCGGAGCAGCTCTACGTGCGCAACAACCTGCCCACGCCGCCCGCGGCCATCGTGGCCGACCGCAACGCGTGGACCGTCAGCATCGAAGGCGTGCGCAACCCGCGTGCCCTCACGCTCGCCGAGCTGAAGACGATGGGCATCGACACCGTCGCCACCGTGCTGCAGTGCTCGGGCAACGGCCGCGGCTTCTTCCCGCACAAACCGAGCGGCACGCCGTGGACCGTGGGGGCCGCGGGCTGCGTGGTGTGGAGCGGCGTGCCGCTGCGCGCGGTGGTCGAGGCCCTGGGCGGGCTGGCCGACCCCTCGCTGGCGTTCCTGACCGGCACCGGCGGCGAGAAGCTGCCCGACGGCGTGGACCCGGCGAGCGTGATCGTCGAACGGTCGCTGCCCATCAAGGCGCTGGGCGACGCGCTGCTCGCGTGGGAGATGAACGGCGCGCCGCTGCCGCTCGCGCATGGCGGCCCGCTGCGCCTCGTGGTGCCGGGCTACCAGGGCGTGAACAACATCAAGTACGTCAAGCGCGTGGCCTTCAGCGCGAAGGAGTCCGGCGCGAAGATCATGCAGCACGGCTACCGCATGACCCCGATGGGCCAGAAGGCCGACCCGAGCCAGGCCTCGGTGCTCGAGATGAACGTGAAGTCGTGGATCAACTCGCCCAGCCCGGACGGCGGGCCGGTGAAGGCCGGCCTGCTGCAGGTGCACGGCGTGGCCTTCAGCGGCACGAGCCCCGTGACGAAGGTGGAGATCTCCGTGGACGGCGGCAAGACCTGGCACGTCACCGGCTTCGTGGGCCCCGACCTCGGCCGCTTCGCGTGGCGCCAGTTCGCCGCGCAGGTCCGCGTGCCGGCCGGCACGTACACGCTCGCCAGCCGCGCCACCGATGCGGCCGGCAACGTGCAGCCCGAGCAGCGCCTCGAGAACGTGAGCGGCTACGGCAACAACAGCTGGGCCGACCACGCCGTGAAGGTCACGGTGGTCTGA
- a CDS encoding PhnD/SsuA/transferrin family substrate-binding protein — MTNVQTLAGLVLCLLSGLAQAELSALVAIEPTARKEGLMVSRTGIESSLSKAVGRAVTVVTSDDLADVMRSTRSGAHDLFIAPAQVAASALARGYELVGATAPADQYVLVGRQRFASTAAVRGNRIYLPQQDSIYTYMARGMLNATGLSFKDLSNVEYARYPQAGLTALRVGASDATVIRREDWADWDKENPGVARVLATSDEVPGGFSVVMKSDLPADVRARIAKWFASPGTGANLRPVTERPDMQAYKSVAQLGTFTPTHLPGAEVVNAARVQQLLAEGAVLVDTRTDKEFRAKRVPNALFVPYHEKSLKDTAYDVAADDFAGLAKLDKTVPTIFACNGAECWKSYKASRAALSAGFKRVYWFRGGLPEWEKAGLLVAKE, encoded by the coding sequence ATGACGAACGTGCAAACGCTCGCGGGCCTGGTCTTGTGCCTCCTGTCGGGGCTCGCCCAGGCGGAGCTGTCGGCCCTCGTGGCCATCGAACCCACGGCGCGCAAGGAAGGCCTGATGGTCTCGCGCACCGGCATCGAGAGCAGCCTCTCGAAAGCGGTGGGCCGCGCGGTGACGGTGGTCACCAGCGACGACCTCGCCGATGTCATGAGATCGACACGAAGCGGCGCACACGACCTCTTCATCGCGCCCGCGCAGGTGGCCGCGTCGGCCCTCGCGCGTGGCTACGAGCTGGTGGGCGCCACGGCGCCGGCGGACCAGTACGTGCTCGTCGGGCGGCAACGGTTCGCGTCCACGGCGGCCGTGCGCGGCAACCGCATCTACCTGCCGCAGCAGGACTCCATCTACACGTACATGGCGCGTGGCATGCTCAACGCCACGGGCCTTTCGTTCAAGGACCTGTCGAACGTCGAGTACGCACGTTATCCGCAGGCCGGGCTCACGGCGCTGCGGGTCGGTGCGTCGGACGCCACGGTGATCCGCCGCGAGGACTGGGCCGACTGGGACAAGGAGAACCCCGGCGTCGCGAGAGTGCTCGCGACGTCCGACGAGGTGCCGGGCGGGTTCTCGGTGGTGATGAAGAGCGACCTGCCGGCCGACGTGCGCGCGCGCATCGCGAAGTGGTTCGCATCGCCGGGCACAGGCGCGAACCTGCGGCCCGTCACCGAACGGCCCGACATGCAGGCCTACAAGTCCGTCGCGCAGCTGGGCACCTTCACGCCCACGCACCTGCCGGGCGCCGAGGTGGTCAACGCGGCGCGTGTGCAGCAGCTGCTGGCCGAAGGCGCGGTGCTCGTCGACACCCGCACCGACAAGGAATTCCGCGCGAAGCGCGTGCCCAACGCGCTGTTCGTGCCGTACCACGAGAAGAGCCTGAAGGACACCGCGTACGACGTGGCCGCCGACGACTTCGCCGGCCTCGCGAAGCTCGACAAGACCGTGCCCACGATCTTCGCGTGCAACGGGGCCGAGTGC